A stretch of the Acanthochromis polyacanthus isolate Apoly-LR-REF ecotype Palm Island chromosome 22, KAUST_Apoly_ChrSc, whole genome shotgun sequence genome encodes the following:
- the LOC127531858 gene encoding putative inhibitor of apoptosis, whose product MTTPQEVLLKTLKELGDEDFGNFKWFLNQEGVLGDFKSIPQSHLEKANRFTTVSEMVQIYGTTNAIKVTKKVLMKMDKTQLVKKMIGSIEEPADPKRDTEQRVQPEDWLLSVRTQLSQRLSDVTVSQLLDRLYDQRVISGEEMNVIRAQIGADKARHLIDWVHRKGPEAVSLLKAALREVDPWLCKTLNLA is encoded by the exons ATGACGACACCTCAAGAAGTCCTTCTGAAGACTTTGAAAGAGTTGGGAGATGAAGACTTTGGAAACTTCAAATGGTTCTTGAACCAGGAAGGAGTCCTAGGAGACTTCAAATCAATCCCACAGTCTCACTTGGAGAAGGCAAACAGGTTCACCACTGTGAGTGAAATGGTCCAGATCTATGGAACTACAAACGCCATTAAAGTCACCAAGAAGGTTTTAATGAAGATGGATAAAACTCAGCTGGTGAAGAAAATGATCGGAAGCATCGAAGAACCTGCAG ATCCAAAAAgggacacagagcagagagtccaACCAGAGGATTGGCTGTTATCAGTTCGGACACAGTTGAGTCAGAGACTGTCGGACGTTACTGTCAGTCAGCTCCTGGACAGACTCTATGACCAGAGAGTTATCAGTGGAGAAGAGATGAACGTCATCAGAGCACAGATTGGAGCAGATAAAGCACGGCACCTCATCGACTGGGTTCATAGAAAGGGACCTGAGGCTGTTTCACTTCTGAAAGCTGCTCTTCGTGAGGTTGATCCATGGCTTTGCAAAACCCTGAACCTGGCATAA